Within the Metasolibacillus fluoroglycofenilyticus genome, the region GAGGAGGTTTATGCAGTAAAGGCCGCATATGATGAATTGTCTGCACTAGCAAAAGGTCGTGTAACAAGTCAAAGTTATTTATATTTAACAAAGCTACTTCAGGAAATTGCGAAGCAAGAAGCGATTATTGCAGCCGCAAAAGCAAGCGCAGCAGCGTTTGATAGATATATGGCGAATGTCACAAGACAATCTTCGGGAACGGTGTTAGCTAATGCGCGCTCATATTACAATCGCCTTTCCTACGAGGCAAAGCAATATGTGACGACATTATCAAAATTAGAAAGGCTAGAAGAGGCATACGGGAAAAATCCATCGGGACCACCGAAGCAGCCTACACACCCAAATACAAAGCAAGAGGATTTAACGGGCATTGTCGAAGTGAAAGATGACAGTAGACCCGCATCATTAAGTTATATTCCTGATAACGAGTATGGAACAATTGTGCCGGATAGTAGCGTGGATTTGCAATTTGTCAGAAGTGGTGATGAGCTATTTGCCTATGTTCCAGCAGATATTATTTATTACCAGCAGCAGCCAATTACGATTACCTCGTCAAATGGTGTTGAGGTGAAGCTACCAATTCAAGATTTAAAAGGTGTTAGTGGTACAGTTGCAGTAACATTAACGGTTGAGAACGATAAATTTTACTTTTCTGCAAAAGCGCGAGGCAATGATATTAGCTTTAGGGAATATGTGGAAATTACTCTCCCTACACAGGAATTTAAAGTTTCAAGAAATGCGATTGTGTATCAAGCAGAGGGCAAATTAAAGCGAACTCGAGTACCATTGAAGGTTGAAAAAAATGCCTTCATTGTGAAAACAAAGACATCTGGTAATTTTGTCGCTTCCATTATAGACTCGACTTCAAATTATTCTGATATAGAGGGTGACCCGAATGCTTACTATATAAATGAATTAGGAAGAAGAGGTATTTTGACGAACGCATCGGGTAGTAGTTACTTGCCAGCAAGGGCAGTAACGCGCGCTGATTTCGCAGTAATGCTAGCACGAGCAGCGAACTTATCATCTTCAAGCCCTACGCCATTTAATGATGTGCGCGGTAAAGCTTATGTGAAGGAAGTTCAGGCGTTACATGAAGCGGGGATTATGCCAGGGTCAGGAAGAGTCTATTATAATGCGAACGGACAAATAACGCGCCAACAGGCAGCCGTTATTTTAGACCGCTATTTGGAGCATTTAGGCGTAGATGTTTATCAAATTTCAAGAGCTGGGAACTTAAAATATACAGATGTATATATGCTGACGGAAGCAGAGCAAAAAAGTATTGCGTTAATGGATACATTAGATATTTTTACACCTAGTAAAAATGGCGAATTTAGACCGAATGCTACTTTAACACGCTCTGAAATGGCAAGAATACTGTATATCACAATGGAACTAGCAAACTTACTTTAAGTAGAAATCGGATTGAGTCTGAAAAAAGCGTGAGAAATCAACTTTGTAATGTTGGTTTTTTACGCTTTTATCACGAATAAAGGAGGAAAGCTGCATGCAATATTTATCGATAATCTTTTTCAATATTGTAGCACCGATTTTATTATTGCTACTTATCGGGGGCTTATTGCAAAAGAAGTTTTCCTTTAACTTAAAGGCGATGTCGCAGTTGATTACGTATTGCTTTATGCCAGCCGCTGTGTTGTTAAACCTATATGAAACAGCTATTCAGCCCAGCTTGATTGCTCAAGTTTTATTATTTATTCTCTTTTTTATCGGCGCACAAATGCTACTCGGCCACTTTATTGCAAAATTACTTCATCTTCCAAGGCAGGAGGCAGCAGTATTTAAAAATAGTGTTGTTTTAATTAATTCTGGAAATTACGGAATACCTGTAGCACAAATGATTTTTGCGACACAGCCAATTGGTGTAGCTATTCAAGTCATTATGGTTATTTTTCAAAATATAACGACCTATACATATGGTTTGTACAACTTGATTTCCACCTCGAAATCGGGCAAGGAAATTATTAAAGATTTTTTAAAAATGCCTATTATTTATGCGTTGATAGTGGGGATTTCATTAAATGTCCTGCACATTACAATCCCCCAGCCAATTTATATTCCAATGCGTTATGTGGCGGATGGCTTTGTTGCGGTTGCTCTTATTACACTAGGAGCGCAAATTTCCCAAATTGAAATGCGGGCAATGTTTAATAAGGTAGTTTTTATTAGCTGCTTCACACGTCTTATCGTAGGACCTGCTAGTGCTTTCGTCGTTATTATTGCACTTCAGCTTGATGGGGTTGTGGCACAATCGCTGTTTATTGCCAGTGCTTTTCCGACATCACGCAATAGCTCTAGCTTAGCGCTAGAATATGACGTGGAGTCGGACACAGCAGCGCAAACAGTACTGTTTTCTACAATTGTTAGCTGTCTTACTGTCACAGTTGTCATTTATATGTCGGAGATATTATTTGGTTAAAAATAGGGAGGGGCTGTCGATGGTGCTTCTTCAAATTTTCACTTGTTAAAATAGCAAGAGCGTTTTTGAAGACGGGAGAAACACTGGGTTTAGCAGATTTTCCTTCGAATGAAAGCGAATAAGTGAAAATGAAATTTTCATTACATTGTAAAGAGGAAGCTATCCGAAAAGGTAGCTTCCTCTTTAGTCGGTATAAAATGAAACTTCAATCAGTAGGGGTTTTCCTCATCCCTACTTAGCCTTTAGCATATTTTCACTTAGGTCTTAAAGTGGGCGTCTTACTACCTGTTAATGTGGGATAAAACGATTGTTGAATTAAGTGTTGCTATTATCTAGTGTATGGGTTTGTTAAATCCATACCGTCTAGTGTTAAGCCCATTGCTTTTGCCACACCCTCACCGTAAGCAGGGTCAGCTAAGTAGCAGTGTAAAATATGGCGGCGTTTAATAAATTCTTCTACAGTACCCATTTCAGCTGCTGTCGTTTCAAATAGACGTTGCTGCTCTTCAGGTGACATTAAGCGGAAGAGCTTACCTGGTTGCTCAAAGTAGTTGTTATCATCTGCACGGAAATCGTGAATACCCGCGTCACCATCAATGCGTAATAGTGGTTCAGCTAGCTCTGTATTGTGCTCCCATTCGCCGTAGCTATTTGGCTCATAGCTTAGTGTTGAGCCTAAATTGCCATCAAAGCGCATTGCACCATCGCGGTGGAATGTACGGAATGGACATTTTGGCGCGTTTACAGGAAGCATATAGTGGTTTACACCTAGGCGGTAACGCTGTGCATCCGCATAAGCAAAAATACGTCCTTGTAGCATTTTATCTGGTGAGAAGCTAATACCAGGAATAATATTTGATGGTGCGAATGCCGCCTGTTCTACCTCTGCAAAATAGTTATCAGGGTTGCGGTTTAATTCGAATTCGCCAACAGGAATTAATGGGAAGTCACCTTTATACCAAACTTTTGTTAAATCGAATGGGTTGTATGGTAAATTACGTGCTTCTTCTTCAGTCATAACTTGGATGTACATTTTCCATTTCGGGAAATCGCCACGCTCGATTGCTTCGTATAAATCGCGTTGTGAAGATTCACGGTCGCTACCGATAATTTCAGAAGCTTGAGCGCCTGTTAAATTATCAATACCTTGCTCTGTACGGAAGTGGAATTTTACCCATACACGCTCGTTGTTAGCGTTAATCATTGAATATGTGTGTGAGCCAAAACCATGCATATTTCGATAGCCTTTTGGAATACCACGGTCAGACATAACAATTGTTACTTGGTGTAGTGCTTCAGGTAATGAAGTCCAGAAATCCCAGTTTGAATTAGCGTTATGCATATTCGTGCGCGGGTCACGTTTAACAACGTGATTTAAGTCTGTAAAGTGTAATGGGTCACGGAAGAAGAATACAGGCGTGTTGTTCCCAACTAAGTCCCAGTTACCTTCCTCTGTATAGAATTTTAAAGCAAAGCCGCGAATATCGCGCTCAGCATCTGCTGCACCACGCTCACCAGCTACTGTTGAGAAACGTGCAAACATTTCTGTTTTCTTCCCAACTTCAGAGAAAATTTTTGCTTTTGTATATTTTGTAATATCATGAGTAACAGTAAATGTTCCAAATGCACCGGAGCCTTTTGCGTGCATACGGCGCTCAGGAATTAATTCACGGTTAAAGTTTGCTAACTTTTCGATTAACCAAACATCTTGTAGTAATAGTGGACCGCGTGAACCAGCAGACATTGAGTCATGATTGCTTACTACAGGTGCTCCACCGGCTGTTGTGAATCGGCGTTGTTTATCCATTGTCATAATGAATGTTCCCCCTAAAAAGTATTTTGAAAAACTCTACATCTATAATTATAGCAAAACTACATCATAATTTCTACTAAATTATAATAATTC harbors:
- a CDS encoding S-layer homology domain-containing protein, with product MKKNQMATALLLSASVAFVAAPISYAAEASDAEKQAEEVTKKINALTNNSTAEQVYAARFAYNALSAEARALIQSNVIARLVAAEERLKNAQEATDKKAKADAEAIELMIYRLTYSSSKEEVYAVKAAYDELSALAKGRVTSQSYLYLTKLLQEIAKQEAIIAAAKASAAAFDRYMANVTRQSSGTVLANARSYYNRLSYEAKQYVTTLSKLERLEEAYGKNPSGPPKQPTHPNTKQEDLTGIVEVKDDSRPASLSYIPDNEYGTIVPDSSVDLQFVRSGDELFAYVPADIIYYQQQPITITSSNGVEVKLPIQDLKGVSGTVAVTLTVENDKFYFSAKARGNDISFREYVEITLPTQEFKVSRNAIVYQAEGKLKRTRVPLKVEKNAFIVKTKTSGNFVASIIDSTSNYSDIEGDPNAYYINELGRRGILTNASGSSYLPARAVTRADFAVMLARAANLSSSSPTPFNDVRGKAYVKEVQALHEAGIMPGSGRVYYNANGQITRQQAAVILDRYLEHLGVDVYQISRAGNLKYTDVYMLTEAEQKSIALMDTLDIFTPSKNGEFRPNATLTRSEMARILYITMELANLL
- a CDS encoding AEC family transporter — protein: MQYLSIIFFNIVAPILLLLLIGGLLQKKFSFNLKAMSQLITYCFMPAAVLLNLYETAIQPSLIAQVLLFILFFIGAQMLLGHFIAKLLHLPRQEAAVFKNSVVLINSGNYGIPVAQMIFATQPIGVAIQVIMVIFQNITTYTYGLYNLISTSKSGKEIIKDFLKMPIIYALIVGISLNVLHITIPQPIYIPMRYVADGFVAVALITLGAQISQIEMRAMFNKVVFISCFTRLIVGPASAFVVIIALQLDGVVAQSLFIASAFPTSRNSSSLALEYDVESDTAAQTVLFSTIVSCLTVTVVIYMSEILFG
- a CDS encoding catalase, with amino-acid sequence MTMDKQRRFTTAGGAPVVSNHDSMSAGSRGPLLLQDVWLIEKLANFNRELIPERRMHAKGSGAFGTFTVTHDITKYTKAKIFSEVGKKTEMFARFSTVAGERGAADAERDIRGFALKFYTEEGNWDLVGNNTPVFFFRDPLHFTDLNHVVKRDPRTNMHNANSNWDFWTSLPEALHQVTIVMSDRGIPKGYRNMHGFGSHTYSMINANNERVWVKFHFRTEQGIDNLTGAQASEIIGSDRESSQRDLYEAIERGDFPKWKMYIQVMTEEEARNLPYNPFDLTKVWYKGDFPLIPVGEFELNRNPDNYFAEVEQAAFAPSNIIPGISFSPDKMLQGRIFAYADAQRYRLGVNHYMLPVNAPKCPFRTFHRDGAMRFDGNLGSTLSYEPNSYGEWEHNTELAEPLLRIDGDAGIHDFRADDNNYFEQPGKLFRLMSPEEQQRLFETTAAEMGTVEEFIKRRHILHCYLADPAYGEGVAKAMGLTLDGMDLTNPYTR